The nucleotide sequence AAAGCCTGTCAAGTGAGGGGGctctgggggaggaggaggggaaggagctgCAGGCCCGGGGTTGGGGCACACACCCCAGTAGCATTCCTGATTCCTGCACTCCTGCAGGAAGGATTCTTGTCCCCTGTCACTACCATCACTCTCCTCTCCCGTTCTTCCAGAGCCCCCATGTAGGGAGCAGCAGGAGAGTGGGAGCTTCAGGGTTTGTAGGGCACTGGGCTCACTGGCCTCTAAGCCTCTTGGGCCTGGGGCCTCATCGACCAGGAAAGGGGCAGGCGTCGAGTCCTGGGGCGGTGGGCAGGCTGGGGTATTCCCTGCGTCAGGTCTCTTGTCCCTGGCTCAggtccctcagcctcccgggccttCGTGCCCATCCCAAGGCTGAAGCTGAGCTGCCACCCAGGCTGCCGCTGCAGGAGGAGGAGCCAGAGGGCAGCCAGAGTGAGCCCTCACCATCTGCCAAACAGCACAAAAAAGCCAAGAAGCGCAAGAGCCTGGGGGCTCCCGTGCTCCACGCTGTGGCCAGCACGGTGTCTGCACCCTTAGAGACATTGGGGCTGGAGCGTGAGTGGCAGTCCCTGGGctgttccttctccctgtggGGCCTGACATGGCACAACCTGGCGCTCTagcctctgccctgccctgggtCTTTGCAGGAAAGGCCCAGCGCCTGCGGCCCCTGTACCAGTACATCAACTATTGCAACCCCGAGCTGAACCAGGCAGGGGAGGGGgacggggaggccgaggtggaggcagaggcagagctggCCCTGGTTCCTGAGGAGGCAGGTGTGGAGCAACTGCAGGCCTTGCTGCCCTTGGCAGGTGAGCTGGGCCCAGGCCTCGCTTTGCCCTGTCCCAGTCCATTAGTGACCCCCATCCATGCTCTGGCTCCCCTCGGAGAGGAGGCTGGGGGCTTGCCCAGCTTGGGGGTGAGTGACCACCACAAGGCTGAGGTGGATAAGTCAACCCAGGTGGACATCGACAAGATGCTGAGTGTCTGCACTGCTCCGCTTGTCCCCCCGCTCTCTCCTCAGTACAAGTGACTGTCCCGCCCCACTGGTGGCTCCCCTCCTTCCATGCCTGAATTTGGCTTCAGGCTTCCTGTGGGCCTAGGCCCTCTGGTGGAGGGGGCAAATTTGGCACCTGCCCCCACTTGGGACTTTGGGCttgctgaaaataaatatttttctttttcaaagactTTGTGATTCCCCGGATAGGTTTCCTGAACTGGGAAAGAGGATGGAGGACTCAACAGTGCAGGGTTTGAGGCCTGAATGGTCATCTGCATCTCCTGAGACTTTGACAATGACAGATGCCTTTGTGCCACCCCATGCCTCACTGAATTGGGGTGGACCTGGTACTGTGTGTTTAGGTGAATCTGAGGGTCAGGCGGCTAACTGGGTGATGAAGAGGGAAGTGAGGAGGAGGAACTTGgagcagaggaaagaaagggTCTGTAGGGTCATGGGAAGCAGGTGTTTGGCCCTACTCTTTGTCTCCTGGGGAAGGGCCTGCATTTGGTTTCACCTTGAGGGGATCAAAACTTGGGATCATCCTAGGAGGTAGCTCAGAGTTCTTTTGCCTGTCGCCGGAGTGAGAGCTTTGGGATGTTTTCCACTCATTGCCAGACCATAGCTGGACCGGACCTTGTCCATGGAGTAGCCCCTGGTCACAGGTGACAGGGCATCAGTGATGTTTTCCTGACAGGcaggggtgggcaggggcagTAAGTGCATCTGGGGCCCTGAGGCCAAGCCACTGGATGACAACTGTGTACAACCGGCAGGGATCTCTGCTGCCAGAGCCAGCCAGTGTTGGCCATTTTGGAAACTGCACATCCTGGGCCTCCTGTGTGTTCCTTGGACACCGCAAACAGACACACGGAATTTCAAGTTCATGGATAATTTCCCCTCCCTCCAACTGGCTTTTCCTCCTGTATCTCATCTGCGCAACTGTTTAAGCTAGAATCTTGGATGTCACCCCAGACTCCATCCTGTTCTTTGCCCCCTGATTCCTACAAGCTAAGCAGACATTGAGGCCAGTGAACATACCCTTTCAGGCTGAGAACCTCTCGGACCCCACAGTCAGCACCGTTGCCTGGACCACTGTCATCTCCAGGTGACAGCCTCACTGGTCTCCCTGCCTGTCGTCCCTTGGCCCACAGATCCATCCAGTGGCCCTGCGACACACACACCTGAGCCCCTGATGGTGTCACTCCCCCTTGGGATTCCCCTTCTCTTGCCCCAGCTACCTTAGAACTCAGTGGCTTCCTGTAATTCCCTGAGCAGTTACACCTTTTCCTCCCTTTACTCTGTGCATGTGGGGTTTCCTCTGCCTAAAATGCCTTTATTCCCACCTCTCCCCCTGGCTAGTGCACATATACCTTTGAAAACCCTGCTTCCTGGGGAGGCAGACAGCATGCCATGTTGCCCTGCATTGTAACACCTACATGCTACTATCATGTGGGTTTTAACTGTCTTCAGGGCTAGATTGTGAGCTCCCTAAGGGCACATCTCATTGCATCACATCCACCAAGCCAGAGGGCCCCCTAAAAGGCACCAAGGTGATGAGACCGAAGTGAGGGTGGAGGAAGTTGCAAAGAGGGACATGCCGGAATCTGAAAGGCTGAGGTCATCCCGAGGACACAGTCATGTGTAGGTTCCCTGGAATATGACCTGGGAAGGTCACTGGAGGAAGTGGGATGGGCAGGTTCGGGTGGGAAAAGCAGGGTCCCCTTTCTGGCATCATCCCAGGCTGCTCCCTCCTTTGACAGGGTCACTTGGGGGCTCACTGGCCCCATGGCAAGCCATGGGCTcaggatgttttttttttctttgagacagggtctccttctgtcacccaggctggagtgcagtggcacaatcttggctcactgcaacctccacctcccggactcaaggattacaaatgtgagccaccgtgcctggccaaaaaatttttttgtggagatagggtctgtgttcctcaggttggtctcaaactctggaccccaagcaatcctccctccttggcctcccaaagtgctgggattacaggcatgagccaacacacccagccaagaTAATGGAGCTTAACCTCCTCGCTTTATGGTTgggaaggcagaggcctggagAGAAGTGGCCTTGCAGGAGACTACACCCTGGGATCTAGGAATCCCTGTCCTCAGTTGTGCAGGATCTGCCGACCTGGGGACTCTCTGGCTAAGGCCTAACCCCAGAAGGCCCCC is from Macaca fascicularis isolate 582-1 chromosome 20, T2T-MFA8v1.1 and encodes:
- the C20H16orf86 gene encoding uncharacterized protein C16orf86 homolog isoform X2, encoding MASAGAERRPGVQEATVVGQGQLAEDPGSAETSECPVAEEHFLVPAHEARGTQGEDQRPAGAASELELQEEGPKLGEERPKPEAGALEERGPRPVVSIVRPRHGPKRKPVKSLSLPGLRAHPKAEAELPPRLPLQEEEPEGSQSEPSPSAKQHKKAKKRKSLGAPVLHAVASTVSAPLETLGLERKAQRLRPLYQYINYCNPELNQAGEGDGEAEVEAEAELALVPEEAGVEQLQALLPLAGELGPGLALPCPSPLVTPIHALAPLGEEAGGLPSLGVSDHHKAEVDKSTQVDIDKMLSVCTAPLVPPLSPQYK
- the C20H16orf86 gene encoding uncharacterized protein C16orf86 homolog isoform X1; the protein is MVQRESLSSEGALGEEEGKELQARGWGTHPSSIPDSCTPAGRILVPCHYHHSPLPFFQSPHVGSSRRVGASGFVGHWAHWPLSLLGLGPHRPGKGQASSPGAVGRLGYSLRQVSCPWLRSLSLPGLRAHPKAEAELPPRLPLQEEEPEGSQSEPSPSAKQHKKAKKRKSLGAPVLHAVASTVSAPLETLGLERKAQRLRPLYQYINYCNPELNQAGEGDGEAEVEAEAELALVPEEAGVEQLQALLPLAGELGPGLALPCPSPLVTPIHALAPLGEEAGGLPSLGVSDHHKAEVDKSTQVDIDKMLSVCTAPLVPPLSPQYK